A stretch of the Ktedonobacterales bacterium genome encodes the following:
- the hisD gene encoding histidinol dehydrogenase — MLIARLADLPKEDYERLMRRSRQQMETILPNVRAVMNDVHERGDAALRDYTLRFDHVQLDSLEVSPEEIAQAPTQTAPELLAALNQASTNIKTFHKRHLQHEGKVDTQPGVTVWRVWRPIERVGLYIPGGKATYPSSVLMSALPARIAGCREIILCSPPRSDGSLSPALLAAASLAGVQRIFKLGGVQAIAAMAYGTESVPRVSKIFGAGSAYVAAAKLLAFGEVDIDLPAGPSEVLILADETAHPRFVAADLLAQAEHAEDSACLLVTTSRTLAEQVSVDVERLTEPLETRDKIRASLERFGALLLVESLEEGAAFVNSYAPEHLEIITTDDHRILSSIQNAGSIFLGNWSPEPAGDYASGSNHTLPTGGYARMFSPLSVESYGRKVQVQELTRDGLARLRTTVETLATAEGLPAHRQSISVRFEEGAEGSAQLHTSQLVQIPAQARYAPSDEPLAVLPARRAIVERVTAETEIQITLTLDGAGHADLQTPTPFLNHLLHAFARHGRFDLKIEARGDTEIDDHHTVEDIGIVLGQALQSALSDKRGIARFGSSYAPMDEALARAVLDISGRPFLVYEAPGIASWVGRFDTALVEEFWRAFVTHAAITLHLDLLRGRNAHHALEALFKSAGLALRAATRVGARDGAIPSTKEAL; from the coding sequence ATGTTGATCGCCCGCCTGGCAGATTTACCCAAAGAAGACTATGAACGGCTCATGCGCCGCTCCAGGCAGCAGATGGAAACCATTCTGCCCAACGTTCGCGCTGTCATGAATGATGTACACGAACGCGGCGACGCGGCGCTGCGCGATTATACTCTGCGCTTCGATCATGTCCAGCTTGACAGCCTGGAAGTCTCGCCCGAAGAGATAGCTCAGGCGCCCACGCAGACAGCGCCAGAACTGTTGGCGGCGCTCAATCAGGCTTCAACAAATATCAAAACGTTCCATAAGCGCCACCTTCAGCATGAGGGCAAAGTGGACACCCAGCCAGGCGTCACTGTCTGGCGTGTCTGGCGACCCATCGAGCGCGTCGGCCTGTACATCCCCGGTGGCAAGGCGACCTATCCCTCATCGGTCCTGATGAGCGCCTTGCCCGCGCGCATCGCTGGCTGCCGTGAAATCATCCTTTGCTCGCCGCCGCGCTCCGACGGCAGCCTCTCCCCGGCGCTGCTCGCGGCTGCTTCTCTAGCCGGAGTGCAGCGCATCTTCAAGCTCGGCGGCGTCCAGGCCATTGCGGCAATGGCCTATGGTACTGAAAGCGTGCCGCGTGTCTCCAAAATCTTTGGCGCGGGCAGCGCCTACGTCGCCGCCGCCAAGCTCCTCGCTTTTGGCGAAGTGGATATTGATCTTCCGGCGGGTCCATCAGAGGTATTGATCCTGGCAGACGAGACCGCCCACCCGCGCTTTGTGGCGGCAGACCTGCTGGCACAGGCGGAACACGCCGAAGATTCCGCCTGCCTGCTAGTCACGACTTCCCGCACGCTGGCCGAACAGGTGTCCGTTGATGTAGAGCGCCTGACCGAACCGCTTGAAACGCGCGACAAGATTCGCGCCTCCCTGGAACGCTTTGGCGCGCTCTTGCTGGTTGAAAGCCTGGAAGAAGGCGCCGCCTTCGTCAATAGCTACGCTCCCGAACACCTGGAGATCATTACCACCGACGATCACCGCATTCTGAGCAGCATTCAGAACGCTGGCTCCATTTTCCTGGGCAATTGGTCGCCAGAGCCTGCGGGCGATTACGCCTCCGGCAGCAATCACACGCTGCCAACCGGCGGCTACGCTCGCATGTTTTCGCCGCTCTCCGTCGAAAGTTATGGGCGCAAGGTACAGGTGCAGGAACTGACACGCGATGGTCTGGCACGCCTGCGAACTACCGTTGAGACTCTGGCAACGGCTGAGGGATTGCCCGCGCACCGACAATCAATCAGCGTCAGATTCGAGGAGGGCGCTGAAGGGAGCGCGCAGTTACACACATCTCAGCTTGTCCAGATTCCAGCGCAGGCGCGTTACGCCCCATCCGATGAACCACTGGCCGTCCTGCCTGCGCGTCGGGCTATCGTAGAGCGCGTGACCGCCGAGACAGAGATACAGATCACACTTACTCTGGATGGCGCTGGTCACGCCGATCTTCAGACGCCTACACCCTTCCTCAATCATCTCCTCCATGCGTTTGCCCGGCATGGCCGCTTTGACCTGAAGATCGAGGCGCGCGGTGACACCGAGATTGACGACCATCATACCGTTGAGGACATCGGTATTGTGCTGGGCCAGGCGCTTCAGAGCGCCCTGAGCGACAAGCGCGGCATTGCCCGTTTCGGCTCCTCCTACGCGCCGATGGACGAGGCGCTGGCCCGCGCCGTGCTAGACATCTCTGGCCGCCCCTTCCTGGTCTACGAAGCGCCAGGCATCGCCTCCTGGGTCGGGCGCTTTGATACCGCGCTCGTAGAGGAGTTCTGGCGAGCGTTCGTCACACACGCGGCCATCACGCTCCACCTTGATTTGCTGCGTGGCCGCAACGCGCACCACGCGCTGGAGGCGCTGTTCAAGAGCGCCGGACTGGCCCTGCGCGCCGCAACGCGCGTCGGCGCCCGTGATGGCGCGATCCCCTCTACAAAGGAGGCGCTTTGA
- the hisH gene encoding imidazole glycerol phosphate synthase subunit HisH, with the protein MITIVDYGAGNLRSISRAFQHLDIAARVVDRPEAVERAEAVVLPGVGAAGAAIRYLKEKGLDEAVRAALQRGVPFLGVCLGMQLLLGDHEEGDTAGLGLLAGRVRRFSEGLIVPHIGWNQVQPVRETPLFAGIPPSAYFYFIHSYYTEPADAALIAGQTDYGGPYCSVIEADNLWGVQFHPEKSSANGLRLLRNFAKVARQC; encoded by the coding sequence ATGATAACCATCGTTGATTACGGCGCGGGCAACCTGCGCAGCATCTCGCGCGCCTTCCAGCATCTCGACATAGCGGCGCGCGTGGTTGATCGCCCGGAAGCTGTGGAACGGGCAGAAGCCGTCGTGCTGCCAGGCGTGGGCGCGGCGGGCGCAGCCATACGCTATCTCAAAGAAAAAGGGCTGGATGAAGCCGTGCGCGCCGCGCTTCAGCGCGGCGTCCCCTTTCTGGGCGTCTGCCTGGGGATGCAGTTGCTGTTGGGCGACCACGAAGAGGGCGATACCGCCGGGCTGGGTCTGCTGGCGGGACGCGTGCGCCGTTTTTCCGAAGGGCTAATCGTCCCACACATCGGCTGGAATCAGGTACAGCCGGTGCGCGAGACGCCCCTGTTTGCGGGTATCCCGCCTAGCGCGTACTTTTATTTCATCCATTCCTACTATACTGAACCAGCCGATGCTGCCCTGATCGCCGGGCAGACGGACTATGGCGGGCCGTATTGCAGCGTCATCGAGGCCGACAACCTTTGGGGTGTGCAGTTTCATCCCGAAAAGAGCAGCGCCAATGGGCTGCGCCTGCTGCGCAATTTTGCAAAGGTGGCCCGTCAGTGTTGA
- the hisA gene encoding 1-(5-phosphoribosyl)-5-[(5-phosphoribosylamino)methylideneamino]imidazole-4-carboxamide isomerase → MLILPAIDLQEGRCVRLVQGDFAQSMRFSDNPAAVASRWQIEGAQWLHVVDLDGARSGAQANLEPIRQIRKAVSIAIEVGGGLRALKDVATLLDLGIERVILGTAALKDRAFLRACLERWGERIAVGLDTRNGLVASNGWLETSTVPALTLAQELAAEGVARFIFTDIQRDGMLSGPDLAALATLLAAVNRPIIASGGVASLADLKALAALGVESTIVGRALYTGEVRLAEALSSTEGIR, encoded by the coding sequence GTGTTGATTCTACCGGCGATTGATCTGCAAGAGGGGCGCTGCGTGCGACTGGTTCAAGGCGATTTTGCGCAAAGTATGCGGTTCTCAGATAATCCCGCAGCCGTCGCCAGCCGATGGCAAATAGAGGGCGCTCAATGGCTGCATGTGGTCGATCTGGATGGCGCTCGCAGCGGCGCGCAAGCTAACCTGGAACCCATCAGGCAGATTCGCAAGGCGGTTTCCATCGCTATTGAGGTAGGTGGAGGCTTGCGCGCTCTCAAAGATGTCGCCACGCTTCTGGACCTTGGCATCGAGCGCGTCATTCTAGGCACCGCCGCGTTGAAAGATCGCGCGTTTCTGCGGGCTTGCCTGGAGCGTTGGGGCGAGCGTATCGCGGTTGGGCTGGATACCCGTAATGGGCTGGTTGCCAGCAATGGCTGGCTTGAAACCTCAACCGTTCCGGCGCTGACGCTGGCGCAAGAATTGGCGGCGGAAGGCGTGGCGCGCTTTATCTTTACCGATATTCAGCGCGATGGCATGCTCAGTGGACCAGATCTGGCGGCGCTGGCGACGCTTCTGGCAGCCGTCAACCGGCCCATCATCGCATCGGGAGGAGTCGCTTCGCTCGCTGATCTTAAGGCGCTGGCGGCGCTCGGTGTTGAAAGCACGATTGTTGGCCGCGCGCTCTATACCGGCGAAGTGAGGCTGGCAGAAGCGTTGTCAAGTACAGAAGGGATACGCTGA
- the hisF gene encoding imidazole glycerol phosphate synthase subunit HisF, translating to MLTKRLIPCLDVRDGRVVKGVQFVDLRDAGDPVELAARYSDEGADEVVFLDITASSDNRATMLDVVERTAERVFIPLTVGGGIRSVDDIRATLRAGADKISLNTAAIASPKLLRLGAEAFGCQCIVLAIDARRNNATPSGWEVFSHGGRQATGLDALAWAEQGATLGAGEILLTSMDHDGAQEGYDLALTAAIAGAVSIPVIASGGVGTLEHLYEGLTIGKASAVLAASIFHFGTFSLCQAKTYLQEKGVAIRPC from the coding sequence ATGCTCACCAAACGATTGATCCCCTGCCTGGACGTGCGCGACGGGCGCGTGGTGAAGGGTGTCCAGTTCGTAGATTTACGTGACGCTGGCGATCCGGTGGAGTTGGCCGCGCGCTACAGCGACGAGGGAGCCGACGAAGTGGTTTTTCTGGATATTACGGCTTCCAGCGATAACCGCGCTACAATGCTCGATGTTGTCGAGCGCACCGCTGAGCGTGTCTTTATCCCGCTTACCGTTGGCGGCGGCATTCGCAGTGTGGACGATATTCGCGCAACACTGCGGGCGGGCGCTGATAAAATATCGCTCAACACCGCCGCCATTGCCTCACCCAAACTGCTCCGCCTGGGCGCTGAGGCATTCGGCTGCCAGTGCATTGTGCTGGCGATTGATGCCCGGCGCAACAATGCCACACCCTCCGGCTGGGAGGTCTTCAGTCACGGAGGCCGCCAGGCAACTGGGCTGGACGCGCTGGCCTGGGCAGAGCAGGGCGCGACGCTGGGCGCAGGCGAGATTCTGCTGACCAGCATGGACCACGACGGCGCTCAAGAAGGCTACGACCTGGCGCTCACCGCAGCGATAGCCGGAGCCGTTTCCATTCCAGTCATCGCTTCAGGCGGCGTAGGCACGCTCGAACACCTTTATGAAGGGCTGACAATTGGCAAAGCCAGCGCCGTCCTGGCCGCATCCATCTTCCACTTTGGCACATTCTCTCTCTGCCAGGCGAAAACCTATCTTCAAGAGAAAGGGGTAGCTATCCGGCCATGCTAA
- the hisI gene encoding phosphoribosyl-AMP cyclohydrolase — MLSEIRFDRDGLVPVVAQDYQTRDVLLLAYMNAEALQRTQETGLAHFWSRSRRRLWQKGETSGHVQEVVALHINCEGNSLLLEVNQRGEAACHDGYRSCYYRRLNSLGAWEVSAPRLFDPAPVYNAGSSSEQTSAHPGLQETDELAQVLQCIYRAYCYLRDHDLEAVSGTSRRLRHPDLAWLRQRIGEELAELAGVLSGVHTHNTPTEDVILEGRQVCYWLFLLAAALDLPYEAITPHIHLRSGFESTEKLDAAAASEFARQQHHGEQGAPSDIVTGLRLVGAACRQQGVPLIALAEAELLDLSQKSYLSGAF, encoded by the coding sequence ATGCTAAGCGAGATACGCTTTGATCGAGATGGGCTGGTTCCAGTCGTGGCGCAGGACTACCAGACACGCGATGTGCTGCTGCTCGCCTATATGAACGCCGAGGCGCTGCAACGGACACAGGAAACCGGCCTGGCCCATTTTTGGAGCCGGTCACGCAGGCGGCTCTGGCAAAAAGGGGAAACATCCGGCCATGTGCAAGAAGTGGTTGCATTACACATCAACTGTGAGGGCAATAGTCTGCTGTTGGAAGTCAACCAGCGCGGCGAGGCCGCCTGCCACGACGGCTACCGCTCCTGCTACTATCGCCGACTGAATAGCCTGGGAGCCTGGGAGGTCAGCGCCCCGCGTCTCTTCGACCCGGCGCCAGTCTACAACGCAGGCAGCAGCAGCGAGCAGACAAGCGCCCACCCAGGCTTGCAAGAAACAGATGAGCTTGCCCAGGTGCTTCAGTGCATCTATCGTGCCTACTGCTACCTGCGCGATCACGACCTGGAGGCTGTATCTGGCACGTCGCGCCGCCTGCGCCATCCTGACCTGGCCTGGCTGCGCCAGCGTATCGGCGAAGAGTTGGCAGAACTGGCAGGCGTTCTCTCCGGCGTCCATACACACAATACACCAACCGAAGATGTGATTCTGGAGGGTCGCCAGGTCTGCTACTGGCTGTTCTTGCTGGCTGCGGCGCTAGACTTGCCCTACGAAGCCATCACTCCCCATATCCATCTGCGCAGCGGCTTCGAGAGCACAGAGAAACTCGACGCGGCGGCTGCCAGCGAGTTTGCCCGGCAGCAGCATCATGGCGAGCAGGGGGCGCCAAGCGATATAGTCACAGGCTTGCGGTTGGTAGGCGCGGCCTGCCGCCAGCAAGGCGTTCCACTGATTGCTCTGGCGGAAGCAGAGTTACTTGACCTGAGCCAGAAGAGTTATCTCAGCGGAGCATTTTGA